In one Gossypium hirsutum isolate 1008001.06 chromosome D09, Gossypium_hirsutum_v2.1, whole genome shotgun sequence genomic region, the following are encoded:
- the LOC107892637 gene encoding F-box/kelch-repeat protein At3g06240 produces MNKERRIQQQSPVEAEIPLLPQEIMVEILSRLPVKSLCQFRCVSKQWLSLISDPLLAKSHLKKTVSNDCFYSQRKRVIISSHNLYSLEYESIGRNGSFDENLVALELDYPLKDKPNGLAELLDSARDGFLYCERSEEGNDEFPVMVKLNLPFCVNQRNWVDILGSCNGLVCIAPDEDTLFLFNPSTRESKRIPDPPSGFVPNGWSFYGFGYDFVNDDYKVVKVGCGTVCVYSLRTDSWRIVCSFPYVDNVSESRVLLNGTIHWMVSFEDGVDCRCVVAAFSLEEEVFSDMPAPDIVNTSFEFVVGVLNGCLCVLHSRNQMHNDFWVMTEYGVGKSWTKLTLSLSYICMKPLCLAQNREALLDVDGKLLLYNLEDDSYKYLVVDGILAGDGFEADTYLETLVSPNGFCRT; encoded by the coding sequence ATGAATAAAGAAAGAAGAATTCAGCAGCAATCACCGGTTGAAGCTGAAATCCCTCTTCTTCCCCAAGAAATCATGGTGGAAATCCTTTCAAGATTACCCGTCAAATCGCTTTGCCAATTCAGGTGTGTCTCAAAGCAATGGCTTTCTCTTATATCAGATCCCCTTTTAGCCAAATCCCACCTCAAAAAAACCGTTAGTAATGATTGTTTTTATTCTCAGAGAAAAAGAGTAATCATTTCCTCACACAATTTGTACTCTCTTGAATATGAATCAATTGGTAGAAATGGTAGTTTTGATGAGAATTTGGTAGCTTTAGAGCTTGATTATCCCTTGAAAGACAAGCCAAATGGATTAGCTGAGTTATTAGATTCTGCCAGAGATGGTTTTCTGTATTGTGAAAGAAGTGAAGAAGGTAATGATGAATTTCCAGTAATGGTGAAGTTAAATTTGCCATTTTGTGTGAACCAAAGGAATTGGGTTGATATCTTAGGCTCTTGTAATGGTTTGGTTTGTATTGCCCCAGATGAAGATACCCTTTTTTTGTTTAATCCTTCCACTAGAGAATCCAAGAGAATCCCAGACCCACCTTCGGGTTTCGTTCCGAACGGTTGGAGTTTTTATGGTTTCGGTTATGATTTTGTTAATGATGATTATAAGGTGGTGAAAGTAGGTTGTGGAACTGTTTGTGTCTACTCATTGAGAACTGATTCTTGGAGGATTGTTTGTAGTTTTCCATATGTGGATAATGTGTCTGAATCCCGAGTGCTTCTTAATGGGACTATTCACTGGATGGTTAGTTTCGAAGATGGGGTGGATTGTAGGTGTGTGGTTGCTGCTTTTAGTTTGGAAGAAGAGGTGTTTTCGGATATGCCGGCACCTGACATTGTCAATACTAGCTTTGAGTTCGTGGTTGGGGTTCTTAATGGTTGCCTGTGTGTGCTCCATAGCCGCAATCAGATGCACAATGATTTTTGGGTGATGACTGAGTATGGTGTGGGTAAATCATGGACTAAATTAACCCTCAGTCTCTCATACATATGTATGAAGCCGTTGTGTTTGGCGCAGAACAGAGAAGCCCTGTTGGATGTTGATGGAAAACTGTTGCTGTACAACTTGGAAGACGATAGTTATAAGTACTTAGTGGTCGATGGCATTCTGGCAGGGGATGGTTTTGAAGCTGATACCTACTTGGAGACCCTCGTTTCACCCAATGGCTTCTGTCGGACTTGA